The Streptococcus oralis DNA window TAGGATACAGGAAATTCCTTGGTAAAACGTGAAATTAGCAATCGAAAAGAGGGGACGATTACCCAGCTCACAAGTCACACGATCCATATGGAATAGTTCTAGCCTAGAGGTAACTTCCTTTGAAGCAACCTGTGTCATCTCAGAGGTAGGGATTTGAAACACTTCCCTCAGTTGCCCGTCTCTTAGCTCCACCATATGGTCAATGTAGGCTCCATAGTCTGATAAATCATGGTCACACAGGATGACTGTCTTCCCATTAGAGGCCAATTCCTTTAGAATCTCTAGGATCTCTATCCTACTTTTGCGGTCAATAGAAGCAAAGAGCTCATCCAAGAGATAGACCCTAGGATTCATGGCAAATAGAACAGCCAGCGCAGCCTTTTGCTTTTCCCCACCTGATAAGTGATGGATGGGACGGTGCAAGATTGCCTCGCAGCGACATTGCTGGACCACCTCGGCTATTTTAGAATCAATCTCCTGAACGGGATGGCCGATATTCTCCAAAGTAAAAATCAGCTCCTCAAACAAGTTCTCCATGGTAAATTGATGATTGGGATTTTGAAAGAGAATGCCAACCGTCTGGACACGTTCGACGATTGAAAGCTGACTGACCTGGTTTCCATCTATCAGGACTTGACCACTATAGGGTAAGGAAGTGACCTGGGCAATGATTTGAAAAAGGCTGGATTTTCCTGAACCACTGCTCCCAACTAACAAGGTAAAAGCTTGCGCATGAAAAGTAAAATCAATCGGTTCCGAAAAGATTGGTGACTGAATCCCCCGTAGTTCCAGCCCCATCTATGCCTTGCCTCCAGCTGCAAACTGATGGTAGAGTTTGACAATGGCACGAACCAAGATGGTACAGAAGAAAAAGACGGAAATAAAACGCACCACCAGCAAGGAAAGTAC harbors:
- a CDS encoding ATP-binding cassette domain-containing protein, with the protein product MGLELRGIQSPIFSEPIDFTFHAQAFTLLVGSSGSGKSSLFQIIAQVTSLPYSGQVLIDGNQVSQLSIVERVQTVGILFQNPNHQFTMENLFEELIFTLENIGHPVQEIDSKIAEVVQQCRCEAILHRPIHHLSGGEKQKAALAVLFAMNPRVYLLDELFASIDRKSRIEILEILKELASNGKTVILCDHDLSDYGAYIDHMVELRDGQLREVFQIPTSEMTQVASKEVTSRLELFHMDRVTCELGNRPLFSIANFTFYQGISCILGDNGVGKSTLFRSILQFQKYKGRITWKEKVLKKKKSLYRDLTGVVQEAEKQFIRVSLREELQLDSSDSERNQRILQALRYFDLEQALDKSPYQLSGGQQKILQLLTILTSKASVILLDEPFAGLDDRACHYFCQWILEESNQGRSFLIISHRLDPLISVVDYWIEMTNEGLSHLQEVTISKPLSFLSRNTQGEVR